One stretch of Nocardia mangyaensis DNA includes these proteins:
- a CDS encoding TerD family protein, which translates to MADPSRQTAVTTKGTEAVTPPKLLRGQNLPLPADANCIDAVIGWADSAADVDASALLLGADGKVGSDADFVFYNQPRSADGSVRFEGTDASRGRARARIVVDLSAVPEHVHTVALVGSVTTGNFGALGDLTLEILDGAGSSLAEYVTSDATTETAFVFGEVYRRAGAWKVRAVGQGWDSGLAGLATDFGVEVDDAAEPAQGETPGPARISAHEAGSPYRLWGQPRSWHDHELEVKDEYLPAIRSLLPNPLPEDRTELSPEVELIPEPAGPQGPWAISVRVERRTIGYLNAEISRDWAGPIRRIIASGFIPTTSGRIWYSEYDGWDGTESRASVQLGLGEACDAIPLNEPPTVPYTILPRSAIVQVTKEHEHFDALRKFVPGSGHGVLIVTLHEVVPESGKAKPHVEVRVDDQRIGQLTPQTSQRFAPLIQHLARRGLVTACWGDITGSAVAAKVRIDSIKANEATPQLLDGTPVTCPQLCPESPDPLCYDLTAARPLLEPLPLVQAVARPLPVEPSDGSILRFSRGGYNYVAVRRGESWETTSTGGGGAISQVMSWTNLGSRVRKFDIARGFAPVEGSGDTRIRQSLAVVRFTMGGHYLAAINVGSTGSEEGVWYTTVTESAAGRLSFADYASWPDIAQHGQSIQVVSQWTPLG; encoded by the coding sequence GGGTCCGACGCCGATTTCGTCTTCTACAACCAGCCGCGATCCGCAGATGGTTCGGTGCGGTTCGAGGGCACCGACGCCTCTCGCGGACGCGCACGGGCCCGGATCGTGGTCGACTTGTCCGCGGTTCCCGAGCATGTCCATACGGTGGCGCTGGTCGGCAGCGTCACGACCGGGAACTTCGGCGCGCTCGGCGATCTCACCCTCGAGATCCTCGACGGGGCGGGCAGCTCTCTCGCTGAATACGTCACCTCGGACGCGACCACGGAAACGGCGTTCGTCTTCGGTGAGGTCTACCGTCGTGCCGGTGCGTGGAAGGTTCGGGCGGTAGGACAAGGTTGGGATTCCGGGCTCGCCGGTCTGGCAACGGATTTCGGTGTCGAAGTGGACGATGCGGCCGAGCCCGCGCAGGGCGAAACGCCCGGGCCGGCGAGGATTTCCGCGCACGAAGCGGGCTCGCCGTATCGATTGTGGGGTCAGCCGCGAAGCTGGCACGACCACGAACTCGAGGTGAAAGACGAGTATCTACCTGCTATTCGAAGTCTTCTTCCAAACCCCCTGCCCGAGGACCGGACTGAGCTGAGTCCCGAAGTCGAGCTGATTCCCGAACCAGCCGGTCCGCAGGGCCCCTGGGCGATTTCGGTGCGCGTCGAGCGGCGCACGATCGGGTATCTGAATGCCGAGATCAGTCGGGACTGGGCAGGTCCCATCAGGCGCATCATCGCGTCCGGATTCATCCCGACGACGTCGGGCCGCATCTGGTATTCCGAGTACGACGGATGGGACGGAACCGAGTCAAGAGCGTCGGTGCAGCTCGGTCTCGGCGAAGCGTGCGACGCGATCCCGCTGAACGAACCGCCGACGGTCCCGTACACGATCCTCCCGCGCTCGGCCATCGTGCAGGTCACCAAGGAGCACGAACACTTCGATGCACTCCGGAAATTCGTACCCGGCAGCGGACACGGCGTACTGATCGTCACCCTCCACGAGGTTGTGCCGGAATCCGGGAAAGCGAAACCCCACGTAGAGGTTCGGGTCGACGATCAGCGGATCGGCCAACTGACCCCGCAGACGAGTCAGCGCTTCGCACCGCTGATCCAGCATCTCGCGCGACGCGGACTCGTCACCGCCTGCTGGGGCGACATCACCGGTTCGGCTGTCGCCGCGAAGGTTCGCATCGACAGCATCAAAGCAAATGAGGCAACTCCACAGCTGCTGGACGGAACACCTGTCACGTGCCCCCAGCTGTGCCCCGAATCGCCCGATCCGCTCTGCTATGACCTCACCGCAGCCAGACCTCTCCTCGAACCGCTACCGCTTGTGCAGGCTGTAGCGAGGCCTTTGCCCGTCGAACCATCGGACGGCTCGATCCTGCGTTTCAGCAGGGGTGGCTACAACTATGTTGCGGTGCGCCGCGGCGAGAGCTGGGAGACCACGTCGACAGGAGGCGGAGGTGCGATCAGCCAGGTGATGTCCTGGACGAACCTCGGTTCACGAGTCCGGAAGTTCGATATCGCAAGAGGATTCGCCCCAGTCGAGGGCAGCGGAGACACCCGTATCCGGCAATCGCTCGCTGTCGTCCGCTTCACCATGGGTGGCCACTATCTGGCGGCGATCAATGTCGGCTCCACAGGGAGCGAAGAAGGTGTCTGGTACACGACGGTGACCGAATCTGCAGCAGGCCGACTTTCGTTCGCGGACTATGCGAGTTGGCCGGACATCGCGCAGCACGGGCAGAGCATCCAAGTTGTGTCCCAGTGGACGCCACTCGGCTGA